The window ACCGGCTGACCGCCGAGGACGCCGTCGCCGAGACCGTGCCGGTGGGCCGCCCCATGCCGGGCGTGGAGATTCGCGTGCTGGTCGGCGGGAAGCCCGTCACGGGTGCGATCGGCGAGGTGGAACTGCGTACCCCGTTCCCGCTCGGCGGGTACCTCGACGGTTCCGCCGGCGGGTTCCGCGACGGCGACCGCTTCCGTACGGGCGACCTGGGCAGACTGCGCGAGGACGGCGTCCTGGAGGTGCTCGGGCGGCGGGACCAGCAGGTGAAGGTCAACGGCGTGCGCATCGAGCTCGGCGAGGTCGAGGACGTGCTCCGTCGCCACCCGGGGGTGCAGGACGCCTGCGCGGCCGCCGTGGAGGAGCCGGGCGCCGAGGCCGTGCTGTGCGCGTACGTCGTCGCCGAAGGGGTGACGGACGAGGACCTGCGCGCCCACACCGCCGCCGGTCTGGCCCCCGGAAGCCGGCCCTCGGTGTACGTACGGCTCGCCTCGGTGCCCCGCACCCTCAACGGCAAGACCGACCGCCGGGCCCTCCCGCTGCCTTCCGCCGCCTACGCCGGCGACGCCGGACAGGCTCCCCTGGACGGCCTGGAGAGCGAGATCGCGGCCATCTGGAGCGAGCTGCTGCACCTGCCGGGGATCGGCCGCGACGACGACTTCACCCTGCTCGGCGGCGACTCGCTGGCGATCGCCCGGCTGTTGGACCGGCTGCGCAGCCGCTTCGCCGTGGACGTCCCCGTCGGCGCCTTCGTGAGGCGGCCCACCGTCGCCGGCCTCGCCGCCGTGATCACCGACGGCCGCGACGGACACCCCGGCGCGGCAAGGAGCACCCGATGAGCCCCGCCGCACCCCTGCCCTCGCGCCCGGACCGGCGTACGGCCCCGCTCTCGTACGCCCAGCGGGCCATCTGGCGGGCCGAGCAGGTCCTGCCGGGCACCGCGCTGCACAACGAGACGGCGGCGTTCCGGCTGACCGGGCCGGTGGACGCCGACGCGCTGGAGCGCGCCCTGGCCGAACTCGCCACCCGTCACGAGGTGATGCGCTGCGCCGTCGTCGCCGACGAGGACGGCGCGCCGGTACAGCGGTTCGAGGACCGCACGCGTCCGGCCGTGGAGCGGGTCGATCTGACCGGGCACCCGCGGGACGATCGTGAGCGGCTCCTCGTCGAACTCGTCGCCGGCGCTGCCTCGGTTCCGTTCGACCTGTCGGGGCGTCCGCCGTTGATGCGCACCCACCTCTTCCGGTTGGCCGAGCGGGAGCACCTGTTGCTGTTCACCGCCCACCACATCGTGGTGGACGCCTGGGCGTTCGGGGTCTTCCTGGAGGAACTGGCGGACCGGTACGCGGTGGAGACGAGCGGCCCGGCCTCCCTCACGGAGGAACTGCCCCGGCCCACTGTGGACTTCGGCGACTACGCGGCCTGGCAGCGCACCGACCCGGACGCGGGTCGCGGCCTGGACCACTGGCGCGACCGGCTCGGGGACGACCCGGAGCCGGTGCGACTGCCGTCGGACGGGCGGCGCGTCGGCGCCGCCGACGAGGCGCCGGGCACGGCGCGGGTGGCGGGCGCGCTGCACGGGTTCACCCTCCCCGCGCAGCTCGTCGCACGGCTCTCGGCGCTCGGCCGGGCCGAACTCACCAGTGTCTCGGCCGTGGTCCTCACGGCGTACTGCGTCGTCCTCCAGCGGTACGCGGGGCAGGACGACCTCGTCGTCGGCATGCCCGTGGCCACCCGCAACCGGCCCGCGCTCGGCGGCATGATCGGCCCGCTGCTCAACGTGATGGCGCACCGGGTGGACCTGAGCGGGACGCCGACCTTCCGGGAGGCGCTGCACCGCACCCGGCAGGCGCTCAAGGCGGACCTCAGGCACCGGGACACCCCCTTCGACCTGGTGGTCGAGGATCTCGGCCCCGGGACGGGCGCCGGTCGTACGCCGCTGTTCCAGCTGATGTACGCCTTTCACAGCGGCCCCACCACGACCCTGCGGCTGCCGGGTGTCGAGACCGCGCCGGCGCCGTCGCACAGCGGCACCGCCAAGTACGACCTGTCGCTGTTCCTGCGGCCCCGGCCGTCCGGCGACCTGGACGCCTCGCTGGAGTACCGCACGGCGCTGCTCGCCCCGGAGACCGTCGCCGGGTTCGCCGACGCGCTGTCGTGCCTGCTGGCCGCCGCCGCGGACGATCCGGGCCGGCCGATCGCCGACCTGCCGGTCACCACGCCGGACGAGACCCGCAGGATCGTGCGGGACTTCAACACGAGCGACCCGTCGTCGCCTGCCTGGGGCGCCGTCCCCGAGGCGCTGCGCGTCCTCGCCCTGCGCGACGGGGACGCTCCCGCGGTCGGCTCCGCCGACGGGACCCTCACCCGGGCCGACGTGGCCGGCGCCGCCGACCGGGTGGCGGCCGCGCTCGCCGGCCGGTGCGGGGTGCGAGCGGGTGACCGGGTGGCCCTGCGGGTCCGGCGCGACGCCGGACTGATCCCGCTGATCGTCGGGGTGTGGCGGGCCGGCGCCGTGCTGGTGCCGCTCGACGCGGCGATGCCCGACGAGCGGGCGGCCCACGTGCTGAAGGACAGCGGCGCGCGGCTGCTGGTCGCCGACGAACCGCTCGGCGCCGGCCTCGCGGACGCCGCCGGGGAGGGGACGCCCCTCCTCGACCCGCGGGAGCTGTCGGACGGCCCGGCGCCCACCGTCGGGGACGTGCCGTTCCCCGACGGTCCGGCGCCCGAGGCCCTCGCGTACCTGATGTACACCTCGGGTTCCACCGGGACGCCCAAGGGTGTGGCGGTGCCGCACGGCTGTGTGGCGAACCTCCTGCACAGCGTGGTGCGGGAGCCGGGCATCGAGGAGCACGACGTGCTCGTCGCCGTCACCTCGCTCACCTTCGACATCAGTGTCCTGGAACTGTTCGCCCCGCTCGTCGCGGGCGCCCGGGTGGTGATCGCGCCGCGCGAGACGGTCCGCGACGCGGAGGCCCTGGGGACGCTGTTGGAGAAGTCCGGGGCCACGCTGATGCAGGCCACGCCGTCCCTGTGGCGGGGTCTGTTGGACGGCGGCTGGCCGGGCCTGGGCGGCCTTCGGGCGTTCAGCGGCGGCGAGGCCCTCGACGAGGTACTGGCCGGGCGGCTCCTGGAGCGCTGCGCCGAGGTGTGGAACCTGTACGGGCCCACCGAGACGACGATCTGGTCCACCGCCGGGCGCGTCCTGCCGGGCGAACCGGTCACCGTGGGGCGTCCCGTCGCCCGCACCGTCTGCCACGTCCTGGACGCGGCCGGTCGGCCCGTGCCCGTCGGGGCCGTCGGCGAGCTGGTCGTCGGCGGGGCGGGCGTGACGGCCGGCTACTGGAACCGGCCCGAGCTGACCTCGACCGTCTTCGTGCCGGACCCGGTCACCGAGACCGGCGGGACCGTCTACCGCACCGGTGACCTGGCCCGGTACCTCCCGGACGGCCGGCTGGTCGTGCTGGGGCGGGTGGACCAGCAGGTCAAGATCCTCGGCCATCGCATCGAACCGGGCGAGGTCGAGGCCCTGCTGGGTACCCACGAGGACGTACGGCAGGTCGCCGTGGTCATCGATCGCGCGGGGGCCTCGGGCCCGCGCCTGGTCGCGTTCGTCGTCCCGGCGCGGACCGGCGGGGTGTCGACCGAGGCGCTGCGCCGGCACCTGCGCGAGCGGCTGCCCGCGGCGGCCGTCCCGGCCGTGTTCGACGAGGTCGCCGAACTGCCGTTGAACACCAGCGGCAAGATCGACCGGCCCGCGTTGACCCGCGCGGCGCGCACCCTGCGGTCCGGCACGGGGCGGACCGCCCCGGTCACCGCCGTCGAGCGCTCCGTCGTACGGCACTGGGCGGCGGTGCTGGGGCTCGCCCCGGACACGGTCGGAACCGACGACGACTTCCTCGCGGCGGGCGGCAACTCGATCGCCGCCGGTCGGCTGATCGGGCTGGTGCGCGCGGAGTTCGGGCAGGCCCCGTCGTTGGCCGCCTTCTACGCGGACCCGACCCCGGCGACCCTGGCCCGCTCGGCCGCCGGTGCGCTCGCCGGTCGGGACGCCGAGCCGGTGCCCGGTCTCGCCGCCGTGCCTCCGCGCGGGCTCGGCGATCCGGTGCCGCTCACCGACCAGCAGCGGCAGCTGTGGCTGGCCCAACGGCTCGCCCCCGCCTCGGCGGCCTACAACCTGGCGGGCGCGGTCCGTCTGGACGGCGACGTCGACGCGGACGCCCTGGCGGCCGCGCTGCGCGACCTGGTGACCCGTCACCAGGTCTTGGCGGCCCGTGTCGGCTGGGAGGACGAGGGGCCCGTCCTGGTGCCGCTGGCCGCGGACGCGGTACGGCTCGCCGTCGTCGATCTGCCGGACTCCCCCGGCGAGGACACCCGGAACACCGGGGACACCGAGGACGCCTGGGAGGCGTTCGCCGCCGCGGAGGCGGCCCGCCCGTTCGACCTGGCGGTGGGACCGCTGCTGCGCCTCACCCTCGTACGGGGGGAGGGGCGCGCGGAATTGCTGTGCACGGCCCACCACATCGCGGTGGACGGCTGGTCCGTCTCCGTGGCCGTGCGCGAACTGGCCGCCCTGTACGGCGTGCACGCCGCCGGTGCCGCGCGACTGCCGCAGCCCGGGGCCGAGTTCATCGGCCATGCCGGTGCGGCCGACACCCCCGAGGGTCGTGCCGTGCGGGCCGGGCACCTGGCGTACTGGTGCGAGCGCCTCGCCGGGCACCCCGGGGTGCTCGCCCTGCCCACCGATCCGCAGGCCCTCGCCGACGGCGCCCGCGGGGCCGGCCGCACGCTGCCCGTGGAGCTGTCCCCGGACGTCACCGCGCGGCTGCGCCGGACGGCCGCCCGGCTGCGGGTGACGCCGTTCACCGTGCTGCTCACCGTGTTCGGCTCCCTGCTGGGCCGTTACGCGGCGACCGACGACGTCGTCGTCGCCGTACCCGTCGCCAACCGTGAGGCGCCCGGGCTGGAGGGCCTCGTCGGCAACCTGGTCAACACCCTGCCGGTACGGGTGGACCTCTCCGGTACACCCGGCTTCGCCGAGCTCGCCGCCCGCACCGGTCGGCTGCTCGCCGCGGACCTGGACCGGCCGCTGGTCCCCTTCGACCGGCTCGTCGCCGAACTGGGCCTGGCGGGCGACCCGGGGCGGCCGGCGCTCGCCCAGGCCTCGCTGGTGTGGCAGGACGCGGCGCCCGACCTGGTCCGGCTGGGCGACGTCACCGGTGAGCTGCGGCCGGTGCGCACCGCGACCGCGAAGTACGACCTCACGCTCGCCCTGGACGAGCACGCCGACCGGATCGACGGGGTGCTGGAGTACGCCGTCTCCCGTTTCGGCGAGGAGTCGGCGGCCCGGTTCGTCCGCCGGCTGGAGACCCTCCTGTCCGCGGCGCTCGACGACCCCGACGCCGACCTGGACGATGTCGACCTGGGACGGGGCGAGACCCCCTCGCCCCACCCCGCGGCGGAACCGGGCGCGTACCGCGCCGCCCACGGCGTACCGGTGCACGAGCTGTTCCGGGCCGTGGCGACCGAGCACCCCGACGCGCCGGCCGTGCGGTGTGCCGGGGTGGAGGTCACCTACGCGGAGCTGGACCGCTGGAGCGACGACATCGCGGTCCGGCTGTCGGCGCGCGGGGCCGGCCCCGGCCGCTTCGTGTCGGTGCTGCTGCCCACCGGACCCGCGCAGACCGCGGCCGTCCTCGGCGTGGCCAAGACCGGTGCGGCGTTCGCGGTCCTCGACGGGGTCGGCCCCGAGCTGCGGCTGCGCGCCGTACTTGCCGACGCGGACCCCGTCGCGCTGCTGGCCACCGAGGCTTCCCTGGCGGCGTACCCCGCGCTGTGGGACCGGGAGGCGGTGCGGTTCGGCGGCGTCCCGGTGGAGTGGTGCGACGCGGTGGCGCCGGCCGGCGATCGCCCGGCGGCCCCCCGGCCGACGGCGCCGGCGACGACCGGTGACGACGCGCTGTGCCTGGTGTACACGTCCGGTTCGACCGGTACGCCCAAGGGCATCGTGCTGCCGCACGCGACGCTCGCCCAGTTCGCCGACTGGCAGGGGTCCCGCTTCTCGGTGCGGCCCGGGAGTCGTGTCGCGC of the Streptomyces sp. NBC_01426 genome contains:
- a CDS encoding non-ribosomal peptide synthetase; translated protein: MSPAAPLPSRPDRRTAPLSYAQRAIWRAEQVLPGTALHNETAAFRLTGPVDADALERALAELATRHEVMRCAVVADEDGAPVQRFEDRTRPAVERVDLTGHPRDDRERLLVELVAGAASVPFDLSGRPPLMRTHLFRLAEREHLLLFTAHHIVVDAWAFGVFLEELADRYAVETSGPASLTEELPRPTVDFGDYAAWQRTDPDAGRGLDHWRDRLGDDPEPVRLPSDGRRVGAADEAPGTARVAGALHGFTLPAQLVARLSALGRAELTSVSAVVLTAYCVVLQRYAGQDDLVVGMPVATRNRPALGGMIGPLLNVMAHRVDLSGTPTFREALHRTRQALKADLRHRDTPFDLVVEDLGPGTGAGRTPLFQLMYAFHSGPTTTLRLPGVETAPAPSHSGTAKYDLSLFLRPRPSGDLDASLEYRTALLAPETVAGFADALSCLLAAAADDPGRPIADLPVTTPDETRRIVRDFNTSDPSSPAWGAVPEALRVLALRDGDAPAVGSADGTLTRADVAGAADRVAAALAGRCGVRAGDRVALRVRRDAGLIPLIVGVWRAGAVLVPLDAAMPDERAAHVLKDSGARLLVADEPLGAGLADAAGEGTPLLDPRELSDGPAPTVGDVPFPDGPAPEALAYLMYTSGSTGTPKGVAVPHGCVANLLHSVVREPGIEEHDVLVAVTSLTFDISVLELFAPLVAGARVVIAPRETVRDAEALGTLLEKSGATLMQATPSLWRGLLDGGWPGLGGLRAFSGGEALDEVLAGRLLERCAEVWNLYGPTETTIWSTAGRVLPGEPVTVGRPVARTVCHVLDAAGRPVPVGAVGELVVGGAGVTAGYWNRPELTSTVFVPDPVTETGGTVYRTGDLARYLPDGRLVVLGRVDQQVKILGHRIEPGEVEALLGTHEDVRQVAVVIDRAGASGPRLVAFVVPARTGGVSTEALRRHLRERLPAAAVPAVFDEVAELPLNTSGKIDRPALTRAARTLRSGTGRTAPVTAVERSVVRHWAAVLGLAPDTVGTDDDFLAAGGNSIAAGRLIGLVRAEFGQAPSLAAFYADPTPATLARSAAGALAGRDAEPVPGLAAVPPRGLGDPVPLTDQQRQLWLAQRLAPASAAYNLAGAVRLDGDVDADALAAALRDLVTRHQVLAARVGWEDEGPVLVPLAADAVRLAVVDLPDSPGEDTRNTGDTEDAWEAFAAAEAARPFDLAVGPLLRLTLVRGEGRAELLCTAHHIAVDGWSVSVAVRELAALYGVHAAGAARLPQPGAEFIGHAGAADTPEGRAVRAGHLAYWCERLAGHPGVLALPTDPQALADGARGAGRTLPVELSPDVTARLRRTAARLRVTPFTVLLTVFGSLLGRYAATDDVVVAVPVANREAPGLEGLVGNLVNTLPVRVDLSGTPGFAELAARTGRLLAADLDRPLVPFDRLVAELGLAGDPGRPALAQASLVWQDAAPDLVRLGDVTGELRPVRTATAKYDLTLALDEHADRIDGVLEYAVSRFGEESAARFVRRLETLLSAALDDPDADLDDVDLGRGETPSPHPAAEPGAYRAAHGVPVHELFRAVATEHPDAPAVRCAGVEVTYAELDRWSDDIAVRLSARGAGPGRFVSVLLPTGPAQTAAVLGVAKTGAAFAVLDGVGPELRLRAVLADADPVALLATEASLAAYPALWDREAVRFGGVPVEWCDAVAPAGDRPAAPRPTAPATTGDDALCLVYTSGSTGTPKGIVLPHATLAQFADWQGSRFSVRPGSRVAQWAPFTYDAAYTEVFAALCHGATLCVPPDGTRHDPVALAGWLRAERITQIQTVPGFLTVLTEALDRAGEGLPDLEHLLLAGEALPPSLAAAWAERPDRPALHNLYGPTECVLATHRELKPGEAFPDSVPIGVPIPGREALVLDHRGRPCPVGVVGEIHLRSDLLAGSYRNRPEESAKAYVPDPWRPGGTLYRTGDLGRFLPDGELAFTGRTGSLVKIRGNRVELEEIEALLESHPAVREAAAALHDRAGTPRLVGYAVAADGVSAAELRAHLADRLPAAVVPETVVLLDALPRTRTNKRDRARLPVPAETVVRAGEPPLAGAEQVVADAWRRVLGGDSFGRHTNFFEAGGDSLLAARLQLELGARLGREIRLVDVFARPTVAGFVAGLGEGAGAAAAGSDEAASRGERRRAALRSRRR